The Salvelinus namaycush isolate Seneca chromosome 5, SaNama_1.0, whole genome shotgun sequence genome segment GAGCCATGGAGGACATACATCATGGTTGGTCAGGAGAGGGTATTAACACAGCAGTGCCACTGAAGAATGTTGTCCATCCATTGAGGAGGACCAGTGCGTGAACATTCAGCCCAGAAGCTCAGATGAGTTGAACCACGGAGAACAGGTTATGATGCTGCTGTATGAGATTGATTCATATGCATGCTGAAACGTAACACACTTCATCATGTAGCCAATAACACTGATCTCTGTTTTCCTTTGATTAGGTGAGTGAAGTGTCAGTGGTCCTGCCGTGTGAATACAGAGACGTAGACGACAGCTGTTCCCTGAGGATGGAGGGGAACAGGTCTGTGAAGCAGGAGACTAGAAGTGTTGCCTCCTATAGCGAGGAAGAGAAGAAGCTGTTGGCTGCCATGGTGTTTGAGAAGGGGGAACTGGAGCTGACTGGCTCTCTGGTGACTGAGGTGACTGAGGATCTACAGTACAGTGATGCAGACACTGCACCCAACAGGGAGGAAAGGGCTCTGTACctagaggaggagaaaggagatgaGAGACAGGCAGATGAAGGGACTGCCCAGCAGAGAGGAGCGGCAGGCTAATGCTGAGTGGGAACCCTCAGTGGAGCCGGAGGTGACTTTAGATTCTGCGAGCGAGAGACCgagcgagccagccagccagcctacACTCCACGCCGACACAAGAAGCTGTGTGTGTGATGGCCAGCCTGAGGAGCCTGTTCCGCTGTTCTGTCTGTGGGAAGCACTGCGTGGATGAAGCTGACCTCAAGCATCACCAGAGGCTTCACTGTCAAGAGCATGTCTACTCCTGTAAGTTCTGCCTCAAGCACTTCAAGGCCAGGGAAGACAAGCGGACCCACGAGAAGGACGACCACAGGGTCAAAAAGTTGCACTATAGGTGCTCCAAATGCCCCTGCGGATTTTACAACATCTTGAAACGGAACCGCCATCTCAGAGAGCATGAGTCCAAGAGACATTTGTAACACGTGCTACAAGGAATTCCCCCAACTTAGCAAGCTTGAGAAGCACGAGCTGAGCCACAGTGACAACAAATCTTTCAGGTAGGTGTTTTATACCGCATTCTCTGTTAGTTTGATACTGAACACATCTCCCTctgaaatgtatgttttgtttgtttgtattatcAGCTGAAAGTGGACTGCAAAGTGTTAGTGTTTTCCATTACGTTCTGCTCCTGCTAGGTGTCAGGTGTGCCAGCGTCCCTTTGCCCAGGCCAGCCAGCTGAAGTCTTACCTGCACGTCCACACTGGGGTGAAGCCCTTCAAATGCCAGTGCTGCGTCAAGAGCTTTAACCACAACGTCAGCCTCAAGAACCTCGTCACACGCTATCACCAAGGGGAGAGTGGGGAGGGAGTGGAGGTGGGAGAGCGGAGGAGCAGGCGACAGTGGAACTATGACCCTGAGGAGAACGAGGGTCAGAATGAGAGTGATTCTGATTTTGACCTGGAGGAAGACAGGGAGTAAAGGGAAAGGTAGTGGAGGAGGGGGGCACTGGTAGAAGCCTCTAGGACCATAATGTTTTGTCATGACCATAATGTTTTGTCATGGCCATAACGTTTTGTCATGGCCATAATGTTTTGGATTTGAACATTTCTTAGAACTCTTGAGGCTGTTGTGTtttggttaaaaaatatatattgttaaAGAAAATGTGTTTCACTGTTCTACATCATCAAATGTCCAGGAAAAATCTGATGGGTTTGTGAAGGGAATATGTTACAAAGAATTTCCTCCCCACAGATGTTATTGGCTGATATATTGCATTTTGAGTTCTCCTGGCTGGACCGGCCCACTAGTTAAGAAGCACAGAGATAAACTCATCTTGGATATAACCAGCGAGGAAGCAAGAGGCTTGACTCTGCTCTAAAGTCTGTCAGTGCGAAAATAGTGTTAACCCGTGGAATTGGGGATTTTTTTAAAATCGAGGTCAATGAGAGaatgtcgaatttggtcaacagttaaataaaggttacataaaaataaataaataaacataaaattACATTTCTAATTTGCTACAATGTTTAATTTGATAAACAATTTTATAATGGAGTCGTGCTTGTTGTTCTCACACATATCTGCCCTCTCATGGGCTAGAGTATTTATTTAGTCATTTATTTTACCCCCAGTCCAGTTGAGGGCGACACTTCACCTTTTGAGTGTAGTTCGCCATAAAACCCAAAGAAGAATACCTAGCTCTTGCTCTGTGCCTACATTaccgcacagtaggtggcggcatgcacttaAACGATTGTTTGCGGACCGCCTTGACATAGAAGAAGACTCAGCTGACAGCGAGAAAGGGATAAATATCTTTGAATGAGTCCTTTAACTATCCCTATATTTAGACGTCTGTCAACATGGCTTACTCCCAGAAGCATCCGTTAATTTTATACCTCAGTAATCTTGCACCACCAGAGGCCGCTTTAAAACCTAAAATTATTCGATCAGCAGCCAAGAAGCGGAACGACAAATCCCGTGGACAGACCCGAGTAAATGTAAGTGTTTCGTTTTTACGATGGCGCGTAaaattctctctcccctccttcgcgtgaacgcgcacacacacacatctgcattgctgcgacttgctagttgagatttctgctcttcactcctttgtcagtttagcctacatttcactgatcGTAGTAGCAGTAGCATTTTTTAAATTTGTGTCCTTAATGTGTTGTGTGTGGAGAAGATCGGCATTGTTTTCAATTGCAACCAGTGGGATAGTGCCATTGTAGGTAGCCTACCGGACACCATTTTATTATTAAGCCATCATTTCTGAATGAAATTTGGTACCGACAAAACCTATTTGTACAAAATCTTTTTAGAATATACAGACAATGCATCATCCAAATTGCACGAATGCCTATACCTACACATACTGTAAGTGACTAAAGGAAAATTATCTGTTTTTGAATTGGTAAAACACCAAATTAGGCCTACCTTATATAAATTATGCTATCATCACTGGTAATCGTGAATGACAATTCTTCACGTTTTACAGGTCAAACGTCCATGCTGCATGCATACCAACCATATGATCCCAATCactttcatgggaatatgcatttcgATCTTCTTGAATGATGtaagtgtgaccttcctggtcccGTCCCtaaagtcagtgagtcaacacaggaaagAGTAATGGAttgatagttcatttatttccaaaactGCAAtcatgggacacacacagtatggatgaatgaggAGTAGTGACGGGATagaaatagcactcccacagcaattctccataaatctgctgtataatatactaacaaaagaacaattgaaatgtctatcaaagtcattggaattgtatagtggatttaacaattggtGATTCTGCAACTACGGGCACTTCCATGTCCTCGGGTCAATTTTGGggattttataaaaaataaaacaaatatttgtatGTTAAGTTCACACTGGAATCACCCCATACTTTTTTTAAACACCTCAAATATTTTTAGCTACTTTTCAGATTCATTTTATACTTCAATTTCACCTTTTTGCCCTTGACACAGACTTAAGCTTCTATGTTTTGCTATGAGAAAACATTATATAATGTGTAATTATTAATGTTATGTACTACAGAAAGTCAATTAAATAAAATCTATATTTATTGTGAGTATGCCCTTTATATTGTTTTTTACACAAAATATACCTGTCCTTTGGGAGTGGTGTCATTTCCACCACTGAGGACAAATTCCTCATTAATAAAGTTTAAGAGAATGTTAATTTAGTTACCATGGAAACATATTGTGACACTGAAGCACATGGCTGCAGTGGACAGTTGTTCCAGATGTGATGTCCAGAAGTTGAAGAAAAATCGAGGCAAATATTGCTTGTGTAGAGAATATTTTAGTTGTCAGTCATTTACAAACAGGCTATAATTTCTTTAATTTGTGGTAGAACTTTTGaattgtttttatattttatgTATTTAATGTGTACACGACATGCTAGCTGTAATACTAATCAAAGCATGCTGTCTGTCAATTGTCTCCAGAAACTGTAGAAATGTCTGTCAATTTTCTCCAGAAACTGTAGAAATGTCATTTCCATCACAAACTTaagtgtggtggaaatgacagacCGCGGCctctgcagagcaaggggaaccactacttcaattcaaggtctcaaagcgagtgacgtaaccgattgaaacgctattaacgCGCACCActgactagctagccatttcacatccgttacataaacTCATATTCACAACATCAGAATAAACTATCCcttttagtatcaaaatatatcaaatgaaCCTGAAATTACTCAACGTCACACTCATGTGGCGAGGAAATATAATACACCTTGAATGTACCACATATTttcctaaactaacaaaaccagGCTATTACGCTGCTTGCTGGTGCTCATACATTtgtaaaacatatactttatacatttgtcataaattacctgcaatcatgggacacacacagtatgggtGAATGATGAGTAGTctacgggatataaatagcactcctaaagaagatgcattttcgaATTAGTTGCTAACTtcaaagagggaactttagctaGCATAAAACCCATATGGCAAACTGAGATTCGGCAAATAACATATAGAGTGGCTTATTTGACGcaaaaccaacaacagtagttactaataACATAAATTGCTCATGTATGATGTAAAAGGtagattttatgatgtaatgtcaattTTATAAATTTCTATCCCGGGACCATTCAATTTTCAACTCaaccacagcaattctccataaatctgctgtgttTTACCCAGAATCCCATACCTATGTATTAGACAATGTAAACACACTAATCCACCAGGAGGTGCATAATACCAATTTTTATGCAGGAATTTAACAACTTAATTACACTGTTACATAAGTAAGGGTGGCTAACCAGCCTAACTAATCACATTTTAGAACAGATGGAAAAAAATAACCAGCACGTCATACTAAATTGTCTTAAAAAATGACATGGTGTTTTGGTATGTCAGTAGCCTGACATTATGCTATTATATTCGGTGTGTTATGTAGAATACTAATTAATCATTAAGTGATCTATCGAGACATAGCACCATTCTGAGAAGTTGTGGAGCGTCACTCCGCTGAGCACCGCTGGCAGCACTACACCCCTGATTATAACCGTTGGATGACTTCAGAAGTCTCACATAACCACAGCTCTATGAACTAAGTGCCACATTCAGTTTTTACACCATTGCAGCAGCAGGTCAAAAGATTCGGGGTTGACCCAAAATCATTTGGTGCTAAAGTGCCGAAAGCCAGGTCCTGGTGATGTACATGGTGTCCTTTGGTAAATTCTGAGCGTTTAGATCTCAAGAGCGTTCagcagagcgcacactggacactggCAGAGGAGTAGGGTTAATCCGAGTggtctgacctcacaacggcagtcatactcccaagctaactggctaaagttgtctagctacttccagacacaaatgagagaacacctcactctgaccattttactcaccctagcagagatGGTTAGACTGTTTTCATGTCATCAAGTGCGCAACATgttgaccacaccgctcgcgttgcaaaataaatgtacacatacatgttattcaatcattgctcGCTTgttgagcgtctgcgttgccaagagCTAAATTAGAAGTTGCTTCTATTTGTGGCGCAGAACGCtttgaaagtcctgcctctcccatctcctcattggcttttAGAAGCATATGCCCAGGTGCCATCTCCTCactggttatacccacgtggctGATTGAAAGACAAATGGAGTTCGGTTGTGGTAATACACCTTATGAATGTTagttgccaatcgccatataaagtccaaagaagaaaaagcctggaaggaggagagatgactagaaacgattcagttgaccgttttatgtgtggattaattgtcggagtagaggaccttgtgcatttcaggtaaaataacaactcaatgtttatatcccaggacaaattagctaccAACATCAAGCAAGCtatctaaataggacaaattagctagcaactgcaagcttgctaaatttccataaatgtttaatgcttttcgacctgtccccaaattaatataattggtttagccgtttgttttgatatttcaacctgcgtgtcgtgatcgcgtttggtgtggggggacaaaatcaacttGCACGCTAGTGATGGGTCCTTCGCGAACGAGCCGGctcttgtaggtgaacgttgggagccggctcgcatatcagaagagccgtatctattaaaaaatatttaaaaattgAGGTATGAATAATCAAAAGATTTAAATGAATAGAATGAACTAATTCAAAGAACGAAAAATTAATAAAATAGCCCTAAATGCTTAAGCGCGCACACATTCCTTCTGTCTGCTCAAACgaacagcctcacctgttgttcctgtcaatcagacacgcagtgtcaaccaatgaaccaaagatgcgtgagggAGGGCTGAGCCAACTCACTCCCAGTCACGCACTTAGCAGCCGAGGatagagaggaaggacagctggaaaatgagtcggaagcacagtagcatttggaagcattttaataatgtagacaatgttaaagcacagtgtagaatttgccaaaacaaaatctcataaAGCCGGTCCTACGTATAACCTACACAtgcgaactgtgcacccaactgtgaagctagctgtagcggaGTGTCGAGAAactagtgatagtgatagtggtggagccagcacctccatacgtggagatgtatccactcagtcaagtaggcctactccgtGACCCACAGCAATgcagtcttctatggaccagtttatgccaaagtctatgtctgaagcaaaacaaggccaaattggctaaaatgattgccaccgatttccagccattttcaatcgtggaggacagaggttttagaaattatagcaatagtctaaatccaatgtacacaattccaagcaggaaaaACCTTTCAAGatcacttattccacaactgtataagagcacacaggcttcagtgcAGGAAAGAGTCCAAAAAACTACTGCAGTTTGCCTTATcactgactgctggacatcaagggtaaccacttcttacatgttggttacatgtcacttcattgaaTATTTCtcgatgtctagctgtcttctggactgctttgagttcagtGACAGACAAacctcagagaacttggcagaggaactgttgagagtggccagagaatggcaagtagatggaaaagtggtttgttgtgttagcgacaatgcagctaacataaccaaagccatgaaaatgttaaaatggacccatcatccatgtcttgcccacacaatGAACCTAATTATAAGatatgctctgaaggtgatgaagcccactgtgaacaaagtgaaagcagctgtggaatacttccacaggagcacagtaggtgctgaaaaactaaagtctacacaacgccagatggggatgcctgagctgaggcctaaacaagactgcactacaaggtggaattcaacattttatatgtcgaagcggtttcttgagtcaaaggatgctatcatctctaccctggcaattgtcaatgcacctgttgatgctctgacccaagaggaatgggaggtgttGGAGGAGGTGTGCATTgtcctggaaccctttgagcaggtcactgtggagatcagtggagagaggtacagtaagcagttattaccatatcattatttaatccagtattatatatgtatatgagcagtaaatgagaatgtagtatcagtagacaaaacatgaatctgaactaataagttactgttctctcttttcagctatgtgacagcctcaaattatactcctgtgtaagggtctgcagcgaatcacagccagccaccagagagaagcaaatgtaatCACAGGACATATGACAGAGTTAATGGACACCCTAggttcatcaatggacagaaagttccacagaatggaatataatcacgtgctatcagaaaccgctgcacttgaccccaggtttaagaagttagccttcagtAATGCCAGAGTGATTGATGCggctcttcaaagaataacctcagcagcagggagggatagccccagcagtcagctggctcagacaccagggcaacaggaagaagagggatcagatggagcagaagcaccagcagtagtgccacaaacatctgctgtttggatgctgtttgacgagagagcaactggggatgcagcacgaaggaatccctcagcagatgccataatggaggtccggTCCTATATGGAGGAGCCCCTCCTCCAAAGAGCTGCAGATCttctgagctggtggaagaacaagacctctgtctacccacggcttactaaagtcatgacagggagactctgcatagtggccacatccgttccctctgagagggtcttctcaaaaacgggacaaataattactgagagaagaaaccgcttcagcccctcgaaagtgaggcagcttgcatttctgaatgcaaatctctcataaaagctaaatatggtcagcattgctgtgtgctgctggttataacatggcaataaagaagagagagaaaagagggaccagtttaatgttttaagtgggatgctgcagttttgcacattgttatttatttttctttgatatggtgcaatattctattatgctgttcagattgtattcgttttgaatggttagatttatatgcactttgtttatatacattaaaaagttatactttaaatgcaaatgtttaatagcattctttttcataacaaaccaatgcatttttaaatagattgtggttaaggtagagtatgaatTCATTTTATgatttaattagaattgttttaacaccaatcatagtcaaactatcgcaaactgtttgacttgaaaacattttttttaaagagccgtttgg includes the following:
- the LOC120048784 gene encoding zinc finger protein 710-like, translated to MSPRDICNTCYKEFPQLSKLEKHELSHSDNKSFRCQVCQRPFAQASQLKSYLHVHTGVKPFKCQCCVKSFNHNVSLKNLVTRYHQGESGEGVEVGERRSRRQWNYDPEENEGQNESDSDFDLEEDRE